From Camelina sativa cultivar DH55 chromosome 20, Cs, whole genome shotgun sequence, the proteins below share one genomic window:
- the LOC104770917 gene encoding myb-like protein X — MSRCFPFPPPGYEKKIRTDEAVPLVKDKYKEKKHKKDKEKKEGKEKKSKDRSKDKQKERKEKKDRHKDRKDKEKDKEKSKPLEEKKAEVLTNTGHREKLVTNAVQNNINGESKYVQDLATRIRYDEEATGSQSAQKIDYPNPKNLGPTGGAFENGPVEEISHRVDEDKRINTPKNFAAAKSSKNATSRVHLDADQKRTEAMSKPMENRDQARQTESAEKSHRKQSVTKSDKPRDQEGEKKNEARDKDRIIDKKEENIESINKTRQEKPKLIGGPRLEEREKDYLDIRNSKPPDLSRASVKNNVITEGNLGKRKDHVTNGFLYGNGTTPHKLQRHSTSAPSVENGRTLGAPRTPPMPASKVQETTCKPQVKEVRLNGFAVSGEKQKVCPPSPLAATMKVKVKENGEASIKPPHPDLKYLNQILNVPTREMLPEVDDDQEWLLGQSGVILKKARTDTPDSGVSLQVWNQAFRIESADIVALPYVIPF; from the exons ATGTCTCGCTGCTTCCCATTTCCTCCACCAGGATATGAGAAGAAGATTAGAACTGACGAAGCAGTACCTCTTGTAAAG GACAAGTACAAGGAAAAGAAGCACAAGAaggataaagaaaagaaagagggtaaagagaaaaagagtaaagATAGAAGCAAAGACAAGCAGAaggaaagaaaggagaagaaagacaGACATAAAGATCGGAAAGACaaggagaaagataaagaaaaaagcaaaccgttggaggagaagaaagcagAGGTTCTGACAAACACCGGGCACAGAGAGAAACTTGTAACAAATGCCGTGCAGAATAATATCAATGGAGAGTCAAAGTATGTACAGGACCTGGCAACAAGGATCAGATATGACGAAGAAGCAACAGGAAGTCAGAGTGCACAAAAGATTGATTATCCTAACCCAAAAAATTTAGGACCAACTGGAGGAGCATTTGAGAATGGTCCAGTTGAGGAAATAAGCCATAGGGTGGATGAAGATAAGAGAATCAATACCCCGAAGAATTTTGCAGCGGcaaaaagttctaaaaatgcTACTTCTCGAGTACACTTAGATGCAGATCAGAAAAGAACTGAGGCTATGAGTAAACCAATGGAGAACAGAGACCAGGCGAGGCAAACAGAATCAGCGGAGAAGAGTCACCGCAAGCAAAGTGTGACCAAGAGTGATAAACCCAGGGATCAAGAAGGGGAAAAGAAGAATGAAGCAAGAGATAAAGACAGAATTATAGATAAGAAAGAGGAAAACATAGAGTCAATAAATAAAACTCGCCAGGAGAAACCAAAATTGATAGGAGGGCCCAGATTAGAGGAGAGGGAAAAGGACTATCTGGATATAAGAAATAGCAAACCGCCTGACCTTTCACGGGCAAGCGTCAAGAACAACGTTATTACTGAGGGAAATCTTGGCAAACGGAAGGATCATGTGACAAATGGATTCTTGTATG GGAATGGAACCACGCCACACAAGTTACAGAGGCACTCAACTTCTGCACCATCTGTGGAAAATGGAAGAACATTAGGTGCACCCCGAACTCCTCCAATGCCTGCATCTAAGGTGCAAGAAACGACTTGCAAGCCACAAGTCAAAGAAGTTAGGCTTAACGGTTTTGCTGTATctggagaaaaacaaaaagtctgTCCACCAAGCCCTTTAGCTGCAACAATGAAAGTGAAAGTCAAGGAAAATGGTGAAGCATCCATAAAGCCGCCTCATCCTGACCTAAAGTATCTCAATCAGATACTCAATGTACCAACAAGGGAGATGTTGCCGGAGGTTGATGATGACCAAGAATGGCTACTTGGTCAGTCGGGTGTCATATTAAAAAAGGCGAGAACAGATACTCCAGATTCTGGGGTATCCTTGCAGGTCTGGAACCAAGCTTTCAGAATAGAATCTGCGGATATTGTAGCTCTACCTTATGTTATTCCATTTTAG
- the LOC104770920 gene encoding cyclin-C1-2 isoform X1, with product MASNFWTSTHYKELKDPEEINVVHPIDAQRGISVEDFRLIKLHMSNYISKLAQHIKIRQRVVATAVTYMRRVYTRKSLTEYEPRLVAPTCLYLACKAEESVVHAKILVFYIKKLYADEKFRYEIKDILEMEMKILEALNFYLVVFHPYRSLPEFLQDSGINDTSMTHLTWGLVNDTYRMDLILTHPPFLITLACIYIASVHKEKDIRTWFEELSVDMNIVKNIAMEILDFYENHRQFTEERVVAAFNKLATNP from the exons ATGGCTTCCAATTTCTGGACTTCGACGCATTA CAAAGAGCTAAAGGACCCAGAAGAGATTAATGTTGTTCATCCCATTGATGCTCAGAGAGGAATCTCTGTTGAAGATTTCAGACTCATCAAGCTTCATATGTCtaatt ATATATCGAAATTGGCACAACACATTAAGATTAGGCAAAG AGTTGTTGCAACTGCAGTAACGTATATGCGTCGTGTTTACACAAG AAAGAGTTTGACGGAATATGAGCCTCGGCTTGTCGCACCGACCTGCTTGTATTTGGCTTGCAAAGCAGAAGAGAGTGTGGTGCATGCCAAAATTCTTGTCTTCTacattaaaaaattgt ATGCTGATGAAAAGTTTAGATATGAGATTAAAGATATCCTGGAAATGGAGATGAAGATCTTGGAAGCATTGAACTTCTATCTTGTTGTATTCCACCCGTACCGATCTCTGCCTGA GTTCTTGCAGGATTCTGGAATCAATGACACAAGTATGACCCATTTAACTTG GGGTCTTGTCAACGACACTTACAGAATGGACCTCATCCTTACACATCCGCCTTTTCTCATCACACTCGCTTGCATTTACATTGCTTCTGTACACAAAGAGAAAGACATAAGGACATGGTTTGAAGAGCTTTCCGTCGACATGAACATT GTGAAGAATATTGCAATGGAGATATTAGATTTCTATGAAAACCATAGACAGTTCACGGAAGAGAGAGTTGTCGCAGCCTTCAACAAACTCGCTACAAACCCGTAA
- the LOC104770920 gene encoding cyclin-C1-2 isoform X2 — translation MASNFWTSTHYKELKDPEEINVVHPIDAQRGISVEDFRLIKLHMSNYISKLAQHIKIRQRVVATAVTYMRRVYTRKSLTEYEPRLVAPTCLYLACKAEESVVHAKILVFYIKKLYADEKFRYEIKDILEMEMKILEALNFYLVVFHPYRSLPEFLQDSGINDTSMTHLTWGLVNDTYRMDLILTHPPFLITLACIYIASVHKEKDIRTWFEELSVDMNINAYGPV, via the exons ATGGCTTCCAATTTCTGGACTTCGACGCATTA CAAAGAGCTAAAGGACCCAGAAGAGATTAATGTTGTTCATCCCATTGATGCTCAGAGAGGAATCTCTGTTGAAGATTTCAGACTCATCAAGCTTCATATGTCtaatt ATATATCGAAATTGGCACAACACATTAAGATTAGGCAAAG AGTTGTTGCAACTGCAGTAACGTATATGCGTCGTGTTTACACAAG AAAGAGTTTGACGGAATATGAGCCTCGGCTTGTCGCACCGACCTGCTTGTATTTGGCTTGCAAAGCAGAAGAGAGTGTGGTGCATGCCAAAATTCTTGTCTTCTacattaaaaaattgt ATGCTGATGAAAAGTTTAGATATGAGATTAAAGATATCCTGGAAATGGAGATGAAGATCTTGGAAGCATTGAACTTCTATCTTGTTGTATTCCACCCGTACCGATCTCTGCCTGA GTTCTTGCAGGATTCTGGAATCAATGACACAAGTATGACCCATTTAACTTG GGGTCTTGTCAACGACACTTACAGAATGGACCTCATCCTTACACATCCGCCTTTTCTCATCACACTCGCTTGCATTTACATTGCTTCTGTACACAAAGAGAAAGACATAAGGACATGGTTTGAAGAGCTTTCCGTCGACATGAACATT AATGCATATGGTcctgtttaa
- the LOC104770921 gene encoding cyclin-C1-1-like isoform X1, protein MAANFWNSSHYKQLLDPEEVDVVHDLDKERGISIDDFKLIKFHMSNHIMKLAQHIKVRQRVVATAITYMRRVYIRKSMVEFEPRLVAFTCLYLASKAEESIVQARNLVFNIKILYHNEYKYELKDILGMEMKVLEALDYYLVVFHPYLSLSKYLQDAAINDVNMNQITWGIVNDTYKMDLILVHPPYRIALACIYIASVHREKDITAWFEDLHEDMNLVKNIVMEILDFYENYRTITEEKVNSAFNLHLQHLSHRKKKDYRLSQLPILALWQNM, encoded by the exons ATGGCTGCTAATTTCTGGAATTCATCTCACTA taaacagcttttggATCCAGAAGAAGTCGATGTAGTTCACGATCTTGATAAAGAACGTGGGATCTCAATTGATGATTTCAAGCTCATCAAGTTCCATATGTCTAATC ATATAATGAAATTGGCTCAGCACATTAAAGTGAGGCaaag GGTTGTGGCTACTGCAATTACGTATATGAGGCGGGTTTATATCAG GAAGAGTATGGTAGAGTTTGAGCCTCGTCTTGTGGCTTTTACGTGCTTGTACTTGGCTTCTAAAGCTGAAGAAAGCATTGTGCAGGCCAGGAATCTTGTTTTTAACATCAAAATATtgt ATCATAATGAGTACAAATATGAACTAAAAGATATATTAGGGATGGAGATGAAGGTCTTAGAAGCACTAGACTATTATCTGGTTGTGTTTCACCCTTACCTGTCATTATCTAA GTATTTGCAAGATGCTGCAATAAACGATGTAAATATGAACCAGATTACATG GGGAATTGTTAACGATACATATAAGATGGACCTCATACTTGTACACCCACCTTATCGCATAGCGCTAGCGTGCATATACATAGCAAGTGTCCACAGAGAGAAAGACATCACTGCATGGTTTGAAGATCTTCATGAGGACATGAACTTG GTAAAGAACATTGTCATGGAGATTCTGGACTTCTATGAAAACTACAGAACAATCACCGAGGAAAAAGTGAATTCTGCATTCA ACCTCCATCTCCAACATTTAtctcacagaaaaaaaaaggattatagACTTTCACAATTGCCCATCTTAGCTTTGTGGCAAAACATGTAA
- the LOC104770921 gene encoding cyclin-C1-1-like isoform X3, with product MAANFWNSSHYKQLLDPEEVDVVHDLDKERGISIDDFKLIKFHMSNHIMKLAQHIKVRQRVVATAITYMRRVYIRKSMVEFEPRLVAFTCLYLASKAEESIVQARNLVFNIKILYLQDAAINDVNMNQITWGIVNDTYKMDLILVHPPYRIALACIYIASVHREKDITAWFEDLHEDMNLVKNIVMEILDFYENYRTITEEKVNSAFNLHLQHLSHRKKKDYRLSQLPILALWQNM from the exons ATGGCTGCTAATTTCTGGAATTCATCTCACTA taaacagcttttggATCCAGAAGAAGTCGATGTAGTTCACGATCTTGATAAAGAACGTGGGATCTCAATTGATGATTTCAAGCTCATCAAGTTCCATATGTCTAATC ATATAATGAAATTGGCTCAGCACATTAAAGTGAGGCaaag GGTTGTGGCTACTGCAATTACGTATATGAGGCGGGTTTATATCAG GAAGAGTATGGTAGAGTTTGAGCCTCGTCTTGTGGCTTTTACGTGCTTGTACTTGGCTTCTAAAGCTGAAGAAAGCATTGTGCAGGCCAGGAATCTTGTTTTTAACATCAAAATATt GTATTTGCAAGATGCTGCAATAAACGATGTAAATATGAACCAGATTACATG GGGAATTGTTAACGATACATATAAGATGGACCTCATACTTGTACACCCACCTTATCGCATAGCGCTAGCGTGCATATACATAGCAAGTGTCCACAGAGAGAAAGACATCACTGCATGGTTTGAAGATCTTCATGAGGACATGAACTTG GTAAAGAACATTGTCATGGAGATTCTGGACTTCTATGAAAACTACAGAACAATCACCGAGGAAAAAGTGAATTCTGCATTCA ACCTCCATCTCCAACATTTAtctcacagaaaaaaaaaggattatagACTTTCACAATTGCCCATCTTAGCTTTGTGGCAAAACATGTAA
- the LOC104770921 gene encoding cyclin-C1-1-like isoform X2, which yields MAANFWNSSHYKQLLDPEEVDVVHDLDKERGISIDDFKLIKFHMSNHIMKLAQHIKVRQRVVATAITYMRRVYIRKSMVEFEPRLVAFTCLYLASKAEESIVQARNLVFNIKILYHNEYKYELKDILGMEMKVLEALDYYLVVFHPYLSLSKYLQDAAINDVNMNQITWGIVNDTYKMDLILVHPPYRIALACIYIASVHREKDITAWFEDLHEDMNLVKNIVMEILDFYENYRTITEEKVNSAFSKLALKP from the exons ATGGCTGCTAATTTCTGGAATTCATCTCACTA taaacagcttttggATCCAGAAGAAGTCGATGTAGTTCACGATCTTGATAAAGAACGTGGGATCTCAATTGATGATTTCAAGCTCATCAAGTTCCATATGTCTAATC ATATAATGAAATTGGCTCAGCACATTAAAGTGAGGCaaag GGTTGTGGCTACTGCAATTACGTATATGAGGCGGGTTTATATCAG GAAGAGTATGGTAGAGTTTGAGCCTCGTCTTGTGGCTTTTACGTGCTTGTACTTGGCTTCTAAAGCTGAAGAAAGCATTGTGCAGGCCAGGAATCTTGTTTTTAACATCAAAATATtgt ATCATAATGAGTACAAATATGAACTAAAAGATATATTAGGGATGGAGATGAAGGTCTTAGAAGCACTAGACTATTATCTGGTTGTGTTTCACCCTTACCTGTCATTATCTAA GTATTTGCAAGATGCTGCAATAAACGATGTAAATATGAACCAGATTACATG GGGAATTGTTAACGATACATATAAGATGGACCTCATACTTGTACACCCACCTTATCGCATAGCGCTAGCGTGCATATACATAGCAAGTGTCCACAGAGAGAAAGACATCACTGCATGGTTTGAAGATCTTCATGAGGACATGAACTTG GTAAAGAACATTGTCATGGAGATTCTGGACTTCTATGAAAACTACAGAACAATCACCGAGGAAAAAGTGAATTCTGCATTCAGCAAATTGGCTTTGAAACCGTAG